TTAAATTTTAAGCTTCACAAAGTGCTTAGTCACAAATGTCTAGACTAACAACCCAGAGGCTCAGTACTGAATTCATTGACCTTCTTCAAATCAAACATTCATAAACATCCTTTTTACTTGGGTTTCCACTCACCCAGACCCCAGTGGCAAACTCCACCTTTCTCAACATCTcaattcaaaaagaaaaaagaatcaATCTTCATATACAACCAAACAATTAGCTTAGCTGCCTGGGGAGTGTCAAAGGTGACAAAGGGTGGGAGTAACCATCAAAGCATAGGTCCTTAAAACTGTATGAAAACAGAACTAGGGGcaatataaagaaataaaaacttaatTTGGATAATCATGAGTAGAGACAGTGTGTGCTGTATTACTGATGTGGATTAAAGGAGACTGATTATACTTGTCAAATCAGGTGCTGTCGTGCTCACATCCCACTTTTCCCCACACAGTCTAGTAGACCGCTGAGGTCCAATATTCTGCTCCTGTTAAAATGGAAGCTTCTTCAACTGCTCAAAGGTGATGAAAAACTGAACAGTACATTAAGGAACATTTTACGGTTCATATGAAAATTTAAGGCTAGAGACTTTCTGAAATTGAGTTCTTTGTACAGCTAAGAGTTTTCTCAACAGGCTCTCAACACAGTAAGAATTCTAAAGCGGACTTGATGCAACacattaaaattaatttcaacATGCACCTCCAGGCCAGAGCTGATCAtaagtctgtttctgttttttcccatATAAAGAACTTATGTACATTTTAAAAGGATACAATGATGTTCCAAGGCCCAAGTCGCAGCCAATTAGGCCAGAACCCCTTATAGAGGGCAAAAAAGCCCTCGTTCTTCCAAGTTTGCATCACTCCGTCCAGTGTTCCTTTGTATAATGGGTTTCCTGACAGAACTCGCTGATTCATCATGCGGGTCCGGACCACGTCGACAGGGTTGGAGGCCAGCGCCCCCGCCAAGCCACACGTGAAACTTGAActgcacacaaataaaaatctTAATAGACCACTGCAAATATGTAAACCAATCATTGAATAAGAAATGTACAGCATTGGAAATGTTTCCACatttgtatacagtatataaacgtACATGAAATGCGTCAGAATAGTGTCTCCCATGAGGCCAGAGCGAAGCAGGTGCTTCTTTGTTATGTCATAGACAGGAAGTTCCACCCCAACAACAATGGCTGCACGCTGTGCTGTAGGAATGACACCCTGGGGACCAGATAAAGAAAATGAGGGTCAATAAGGCTGCTTGTAAATGTATATTTGAGTTTAGCAAACATTCAGAATGGTGATAAACTGAGATGTCTTTAAATATCACAGTTTAGCCAGGTACGTCCAATTAAAAGCTGGGCCAAATAAAGCAGCCGATGCATATTTTGATCTATATCATCTTCAGGCTTAATCCAACACTCACTCTCCACAGCCCCCGGGTTCCCTCTGTCTGGTAGATGTTAATGAAGTTGGACATCATGCTGCCTTGAAGCAGGCTGCCCTGTGCCTGCATTCTGATCTGaaacaaaataataacattTGTCTGACAGGGGAAAAACAGTACTTCATTCTGTGTCACACTGGGATTTGTTCATATCATAAAGATACTTTAAATCATCTTAATGCTCAACACAGCAATGTTAATATATTTTCCTATATCAGTCAATatcaatatttattgaatagtTGCAGAATCTTAAGGCTTGTTTTTCTTGTAATCTCATTAAGAGttaaaacagtaataataaattaattgatttcaattaaaaatataatctaaacaaataaaattatttactttaaatCACTAATCATAAAATCCTTTTCAGCTTGTATTGACTCTCTGGTTATATTGCATTAATGTTGTAGGTTATTATTATAGTagcataatataaataaatagaaggTCATAAAAGTGTCTAGATCTGTTTTTATCACTAACAGGCACTAAAAGCTATAAACTACAGGCTTCACCTTGAGGACATCAGTAGGGTTGGCAAGAGAGGACGACAGGACTCCAGACACAACACCACAGAAAACATTGATGACCATAGTCTCATCTGTccaggaagaaacaaaaaaggttGCTGTTTATTTAGACTTCGTGTCAAAAGCTGCAATAAAAGACACCAACAGAATCCCAATAAAATTCCTAGACGTACATTTAGATTAACAGGCATCTGGAAGGATTATATATGCTCCCAGATCTCAAAAGATCAATCATGCATGCCAATGCCGATATAAATTATCTATTTACTATAACTTTACACACGTAGAAAGTATGATGTCCTCATGGTCAACAATCATCATCAGTTATATTATCTCTAATGAAAACTGTAAGCATACACTGCTTTGGACAGTAGACACAAGTAGGTGGAGGTAACAGTTTTAACCCATGAGAACCTGTTTGCACACAGTTaatttttacacaaatatttcCTTTACGTAAGAATGGTTTTAGGAGTTAAGACCAATTAGTGTCAGACTAAACAGCTAATTAGAGCTAACAGAGTTTTTATCAATCCCACAGTCTTCTATTAATCTCATGATGTGTCAAACTCCACCCACCTTGCACTGCAAGCAGaccaaattaaaacaacatttttcatGTTACGGCACATTACGGACACTGGCAATAAATTAACAGGAGCAATTGTTAGCAATTAGTCTTTGCAGAGTTTTCCAGTGTTAGGATGTGGTGGATCACATTAGAGTGGAGGAAGAAGCAAAAAGAGAGGTAGACAAAGTAATAGCTGAATTTAGAACAATAGTTACAGTGATCCTTGACCAATCTGTTAAAGTGGGGTCCCTCCACCTCTCATTTTTTTGGGCAGGGGAACGGGCCTTCGATCCCCACCACAACCACAGGACAAACCCAAGCCTGTATCAAAACAAGCATTCAAGACACAGTGGCACCATTGCAGCAAATGGCAGGCAGTGTGGAAAGGCAAATAATCAGGGgtgttttgtattttggcaAATTCTTCAACAGCCAGTTATTAGTGTGTGTCTTTCACCCACACACTCACTTCTGTTCTCCTACTTTGATCTGTTCTATTATTGACATATCTAGTACATATACCAGTAtacacaatattattattaaatattaactatgaaatgttgacaggaatagaggagaagcagaaggagtgaaaactgaactgaaatgatCCTGAACTAAGGGAGAGAGTGTTCGTATCAAACGATGAAAAAATAATGAACGAGAAAaggagaacaaaaaataaaagccagatATAGAGGCAATAAGGAAGAGGGGGCCTATGGCCAGAAACTTCCTGAGTCCCAGAGCTGTGCTGGCGCCAGCCAATTGTTGATAAATGTAGCACAAACCCATTTTCACTGATAACTCAAGGGGTTCTTTTTGTCTGTCAACAGAGAGGAGGATTATTTGAGtccactttattttttattatgactTTCAAATATGATGTGTGCACCTTTATTCAT
This Betta splendens chromosome 14, fBetSpl5.4, whole genome shotgun sequence DNA region includes the following protein-coding sequences:
- the slc25a14 gene encoding brain mitochondrial carrier protein 1 isoform X2, producing the protein MSNLNWKPFIYGGMASIVAEFGTFPIDLTKTRLQVQGQSQYTEVRYRGMFHALFRIGKEEGIRALYSGISPALLRQASYGTIKIGTYNSLKRLFVSHPEDETMVINVFCGVVSGVLSSSLANPTDVLKIRMQAQGSLLQGSMMSNFINIYQTEGTRGLWRGVIPTAQRAAIVVGVELPVYDITKKHLLRSGLMGDTILTHFISSFTCGLAGALASNPVDVVRTRMMNQRVLSGNPLYKGTLDGVMQTWKNEGFFALYKGFWPNWLRLGPWNIIFFITFEQLKKLPF
- the slc25a14 gene encoding brain mitochondrial carrier protein 1 isoform X1, coding for MFFDMLYCLKLQHCVDLCLGGLLLFLAGLQQVEAAAAAEMSNLNWKPFIYGGMASIVAEFGTFPIDLTKTRLQVQGQSQYTEVRYRGMFHALFRIGKEEGIRALYSGISPALLRQASYGTIKIGTYNSLKRLFVSHPEDETMVINVFCGVVSGVLSSSLANPTDVLKIRMQAQGSLLQGSMMSNFINIYQTEGTRGLWRGVIPTAQRAAIVVGVELPVYDITKKHLLRSGLMGDTILTHFISSFTCGLAGALASNPVDVVRTRMMNQRVLSGNPLYKGTLDGVMQTWKNEGFFALYKGFWPNWLRLGPWNIIFFITFEQLKKLPF